From one Amaranthus tricolor cultivar Red isolate AtriRed21 chromosome 17, ASM2621246v1, whole genome shotgun sequence genomic stretch:
- the LOC130803495 gene encoding uncharacterized protein LOC130803495 has protein sequence MLLEWFNYCKPVIAIDGTHLYGKYHHTSLTAIAQDGNKGIFPLAFALIEKECIVAWSWFMACVRKHVMHSPWLCVISDRHAGILATMEEPEWQPPNAHHRFCLRHLLSNFNRQMGNVKLQKMYGRTAEQRQPNKIVEGLKAIGVANRETLFWIDQVGDMCKWSICHDEGYRYGVTNTNLAEVFNNVMKGVRFLPITTLMEFTFYHVNDYFVKRRENANAWLIGGSISFT, from the coding sequence atgcttttggaatggttcaattatTGCAAACCcgttattgccattgacggaacacatttgtatggtaagtatcacCATACGTCGTTGACTGCgattgcccaagatgggaacaagggaatcttcccgcttgcctttgctttgaTCGAAAAAGAATGCATAGTCGCttggtcttggtttatggcgtgtgttcgtaagcatgtgatgcatagtccatggttatgcgttatttccgataggcatgcgggcattctagcaaccatggaggagccagaatggcaacctccaaacgcccatcataggttttgcttgcggcatttgttaagcaacttcaatcgtcaaatgggtaatgtgaagttGCAGAAAATGTATGGTAggactgcagagcaaagacaaccaaaTAAGATCGtcgagggattgaaggccaTTGGTGTTGCTAACCGAGAGactcttttttggattgatcaagttggtgatatgtgcaaatggtcaatatgtcatgatGAAGGATATAGATACggtgttactaataccaacttagcgGAAGTGTTCAAcaacgtgatgaagggtgtacgtttcttgccCATAACTACTCTTATGGAGTTCACCTTCTATCATGTTAATGATTACTTTGTTAAGAGACGGGAGAACGCAAATGCATGGCTAATTGGGGGAAGTATTTCTTTTACCTGA